A stretch of the Ptiloglossa arizonensis isolate GNS036 chromosome 1, iyPtiAriz1_principal, whole genome shotgun sequence genome encodes the following:
- the LOC143152845 gene encoding uncharacterized protein LOC143152845 isoform X2 encodes MPVITKNLYIPHINVLKRSTEEVAKYHIGKEITVKGTNTPSPIQAFEESNFPDYVMEEIRKQGFAEPTAIQAQGWPIALSGRDLVGIAQTGSGKTLAYILPATVHINNQPRLNRGDGPIVLILAPTRELAQQIQTVARDFGSSSCIRNTCIFGGSPKGPQARDLERGVEICIATPGRLIDFLEKGTTNLRRCTYLVLDEADRMLDMGFEPQIRKIIEQIRPDRQVLMWSATWPKEVQALAEDFLTDYIQINIGSLTLAANHNIRQIIEICQEHEKEMKLSGLLREIGKDRGSKMIIFVETKKKVDDITKAIKREGWPAISIHGDKSQPERDYVLSEFRNGKTMILVATDVAARGLDVEDVKYVINFDYPNSSEDYIHRIGRTGRCQSAGTAYAYFTPNNARQAKELIAVLEEAGQLINPQLTDLANSMKNQYGKGRQRWSHSRSNKDNNSSGSPRNNTSPISSNNWQSQHSQNNQLSHNNPINQDRTVARQQNGYQNSRQSNFQPSYQQPQHQQHQRQPNAYANGCQTSSSSYQPGYQNTNIPRYHGRTGGFQGSRYHNRQNAYNGNQTGGQNVYSMPPPFMMPSGGHTDSGMQSLVNNKFFQTNRPPPNTGACAYQSMGYSQFQAVPPYSYPYPPTPVQQ; translated from the exons ATGCCGGTGATTACAAAGAATTTGTATATTCCTCATATCAATGTCTTGAAGAGATCAACTGAAGAGGTTGCCAAGTACCATATTGGCAAAGAAATTACCGTCAAAGGAACCAATACACCATCTCCAATTCAAGCATTTGAAGAAAGTAATTTCCCAGATTATGTAATGGAAGAAATAAGGAAGCAGGGTTTTGCTGAACCTACAGCAATTCAGGCACAAGGTTGGCCAATTGCACTCAGTGGGCGTGACTTGGTTGGAATTGCTCAGACAGGATCTGGAAAAACTCTAGCC TATATATTACCAGCAACAGTACACATTAATAATCAACCACGTTTAAACCGAGGAGACGGTCCAATCGTTTTGATTCTTGCTCCAACAAGAGAGCTAGCTCAGCAAATTCAAACCGTTGCTAGGGATTTTGGTTCTTCTTCGTGTATTCGCAACACTTGCATCTTTGGCGGTTCCCCAAAAGGACCTCAGGCTCGCGATTTGGAACGCGGGGTAGAGATATGCATCGCAACACCCGGTAGAttgatcgattttctcgagaaaggAACCACGAATCTGCGCAGATGCACGTACCTCGTTCTAGACGAAGCAGACAGGATGTTGGACATGGGATTTGAACcccaaattcgaaaaattattgaacaaataaGACCCGATAGGCAGGTGTTGATGTGGTCCGCAACATGGCCCAAGGAAGTACAAGCTCTTGCCGAAGATTTTCTGACAGATTACATACAAATTAACATAGGTTCCTTGACACTGGCCGCCAATCATAACATTCGCCAAATCATCGAAATATGTCAAGAGCACGAGAAAGAGATGAAGTTGTCGGGACTTCTCAGGGAAATCGGGAAGGACCGTGGCAGCAAGATGATAATATTtgttgaaacgaagaagaaagtggACGATATCACCAAGGCTATCAAACGAGAGGGTTGGCCAGCCATCTCTATTCATGGTGATAAATCGCAACCTGAGAGAGACTACGTTTTGTCCGAGTTCAGAAACGGCAAGACGATGATTCTTGTGGCTACTGACGTAGCTGCTCGCGGCTTAGACGTGGAAGatgtaaaatatgtaattaatttcgattatCCAAATAGTTCCGAGGATTACATTCATCGCATAGGACGAACCGGACGATGCCAGAGTGCAGGCACCGCGTACGCTTATTTCACGCCAAACAATGCAAGACAGGCGAAAGAACTAATTGCTGTTCTAGAGGAAGCTGGTCAGCTGATAAATCCACAACTAACTGATTTAGCCAACTCAATGAAGAATCAGTATGGAAAAGGTCGTCAGCGTTGGAGTCATTCTCGCTCAAACAAAGACAACAACTCGTCTGGAAGCCCCAGAAACAACACTAGCCCGATTTCTTCGAACAATTGGCAGAGCCAGCACTCTCAAAACAATCAGCTCAGTCATAACAACCCCATTAACCAAGATAGAACTGTTGCACGCCAGCAGAATGGATATCAAAACAGTCGTCAAAGCAATTTCCAGCCTAGTTATCAGCAACCACAACATCAACAACATCAGCGACAGCCTAATGCCTATGCCAATGGCTGTCAAACTAGCAGCAGTAGCTATCAACCGGGTTATCAGAATACAAATATACCGAGATACCATGGTAGGACAGGTGGTTTCCAAGGAAGTCGATACCACAATCGACAGAATGCATACAATGGTAATCAAACTGGAGGACAAAATGTGTATTCTATGCCACCCCCGTTCATGATGCCATCCGGTGGACACACTGATTCTGGGATGCAAAGCCTTGTGAACAACAAGTTCTTCCAGACAAATCGACCACCTCCGAACACTGGGGCTTGTGCTTATCAATCAATGGGCTATAGTCAGTTCCAAGCTGTGCCACCGTATAGTTATCCTTATCCGCCTACACCGGTGCAGCAGTGA
- the LOC143152845 gene encoding uncharacterized protein LOC143152845 isoform X1: MYNNSFSNHTRPRGNRDSSSRSGGGTYWNSQQQTQKEKSVKKQIQRRTPGDLLKKPSWDLSKMPVITKNLYIPHINVLKRSTEEVAKYHIGKEITVKGTNTPSPIQAFEESNFPDYVMEEIRKQGFAEPTAIQAQGWPIALSGRDLVGIAQTGSGKTLAYILPATVHINNQPRLNRGDGPIVLILAPTRELAQQIQTVARDFGSSSCIRNTCIFGGSPKGPQARDLERGVEICIATPGRLIDFLEKGTTNLRRCTYLVLDEADRMLDMGFEPQIRKIIEQIRPDRQVLMWSATWPKEVQALAEDFLTDYIQINIGSLTLAANHNIRQIIEICQEHEKEMKLSGLLREIGKDRGSKMIIFVETKKKVDDITKAIKREGWPAISIHGDKSQPERDYVLSEFRNGKTMILVATDVAARGLDVEDVKYVINFDYPNSSEDYIHRIGRTGRCQSAGTAYAYFTPNNARQAKELIAVLEEAGQLINPQLTDLANSMKNQYGKGRQRWSHSRSNKDNNSSGSPRNNTSPISSNNWQSQHSQNNQLSHNNPINQDRTVARQQNGYQNSRQSNFQPSYQQPQHQQHQRQPNAYANGCQTSSSSYQPGYQNTNIPRYHGRTGGFQGSRYHNRQNAYNGNQTGGQNVYSMPPPFMMPSGGHTDSGMQSLVNNKFFQTNRPPPNTGACAYQSMGYSQFQAVPPYSYPYPPTPVQQ; the protein is encoded by the exons ATGTATAACAATAGTTTTTCCAATCATACCAG GCCCAGAGGAAATCGAGATTCTAGCAGTCGCAGTGGAGGTGGAACATATTGGAATAGTCAGCAACAAACACAGAAAGAGAAGTCAGTAAAGAAACAAATCCAGAGAAGGACTCCCGGAGATCTATTGAAGAAGCCTAGCTGGGACTTATCCAAAATGCCGGTGATTACAAAGAATTTGTATATTCCTCATATCAATGTCTTGAAGAGATCAACTGAAGAGGTTGCCAAGTACCATATTGGCAAAGAAATTACCGTCAAAGGAACCAATACACCATCTCCAATTCAAGCATTTGAAGAAAGTAATTTCCCAGATTATGTAATGGAAGAAATAAGGAAGCAGGGTTTTGCTGAACCTACAGCAATTCAGGCACAAGGTTGGCCAATTGCACTCAGTGGGCGTGACTTGGTTGGAATTGCTCAGACAGGATCTGGAAAAACTCTAGCC TATATATTACCAGCAACAGTACACATTAATAATCAACCACGTTTAAACCGAGGAGACGGTCCAATCGTTTTGATTCTTGCTCCAACAAGAGAGCTAGCTCAGCAAATTCAAACCGTTGCTAGGGATTTTGGTTCTTCTTCGTGTATTCGCAACACTTGCATCTTTGGCGGTTCCCCAAAAGGACCTCAGGCTCGCGATTTGGAACGCGGGGTAGAGATATGCATCGCAACACCCGGTAGAttgatcgattttctcgagaaaggAACCACGAATCTGCGCAGATGCACGTACCTCGTTCTAGACGAAGCAGACAGGATGTTGGACATGGGATTTGAACcccaaattcgaaaaattattgaacaaataaGACCCGATAGGCAGGTGTTGATGTGGTCCGCAACATGGCCCAAGGAAGTACAAGCTCTTGCCGAAGATTTTCTGACAGATTACATACAAATTAACATAGGTTCCTTGACACTGGCCGCCAATCATAACATTCGCCAAATCATCGAAATATGTCAAGAGCACGAGAAAGAGATGAAGTTGTCGGGACTTCTCAGGGAAATCGGGAAGGACCGTGGCAGCAAGATGATAATATTtgttgaaacgaagaagaaagtggACGATATCACCAAGGCTATCAAACGAGAGGGTTGGCCAGCCATCTCTATTCATGGTGATAAATCGCAACCTGAGAGAGACTACGTTTTGTCCGAGTTCAGAAACGGCAAGACGATGATTCTTGTGGCTACTGACGTAGCTGCTCGCGGCTTAGACGTGGAAGatgtaaaatatgtaattaatttcgattatCCAAATAGTTCCGAGGATTACATTCATCGCATAGGACGAACCGGACGATGCCAGAGTGCAGGCACCGCGTACGCTTATTTCACGCCAAACAATGCAAGACAGGCGAAAGAACTAATTGCTGTTCTAGAGGAAGCTGGTCAGCTGATAAATCCACAACTAACTGATTTAGCCAACTCAATGAAGAATCAGTATGGAAAAGGTCGTCAGCGTTGGAGTCATTCTCGCTCAAACAAAGACAACAACTCGTCTGGAAGCCCCAGAAACAACACTAGCCCGATTTCTTCGAACAATTGGCAGAGCCAGCACTCTCAAAACAATCAGCTCAGTCATAACAACCCCATTAACCAAGATAGAACTGTTGCACGCCAGCAGAATGGATATCAAAACAGTCGTCAAAGCAATTTCCAGCCTAGTTATCAGCAACCACAACATCAACAACATCAGCGACAGCCTAATGCCTATGCCAATGGCTGTCAAACTAGCAGCAGTAGCTATCAACCGGGTTATCAGAATACAAATATACCGAGATACCATGGTAGGACAGGTGGTTTCCAAGGAAGTCGATACCACAATCGACAGAATGCATACAATGGTAATCAAACTGGAGGACAAAATGTGTATTCTATGCCACCCCCGTTCATGATGCCATCCGGTGGACACACTGATTCTGGGATGCAAAGCCTTGTGAACAACAAGTTCTTCCAGACAAATCGACCACCTCCGAACACTGGGGCTTGTGCTTATCAATCAATGGGCTATAGTCAGTTCCAAGCTGTGCCACCGTATAGTTATCCTTATCCGCCTACACCGGTGCAGCAGTGA